In one window of Scyliorhinus canicula chromosome 17, sScyCan1.1, whole genome shotgun sequence DNA:
- the LOC119951439 gene encoding zinc finger protein 418-like, translating to MENLWKCENCGKRFNSPLPLENHQRTHTRKRPFICSECGKGFSQSTHLQAHQRIHTGERPFTCSECGKEFSQLSTLLRHQRVHTGKRPFTCSECGMRFTGSSDRLRHQRVHTEERPFICTSCGKRFRSSFNLTVHQRVHTGERPFTCSKCGKKFAQSSTLLNHQRVHAEERPFTCTVCEKGFTGSSDLLKHQRIHTEERPFSCISCGKRFRSSFNLTVHQRVHTGERPFSCLDCGKGFTQLTNLLRHQRVHK from the coding sequence ATGGAGAATCTGTGGAAATGTGAGAACTGTGGGAAAAGATTCAATTCCCCACTACCGCTTGAAAACCATCAACGCACCCAcaccagaaagaggccattcatctgctctgagtgtggaaagggattcagtcagtcaacccacctgcaggcacaccagcgaattcacactggagagcgaccattcacttgctctgagtgtgggaaggaattctccCAGTTATCTacactgctgagacaccagcgtgttcacactggaaaGCGACCGTTTACCTGTTCCGAGTGTGGGATGAGATTCACTGGCTCCTCTGACCGGCTGAGGCATCAGCGGGTTCATActgaggagaggccgttcatctgtacTTCCTGTGGAAAGAGATTTAGATCTTCGTTCAacctcactgtacaccagcgagttcatactggagagagaccgttcacctgctccaagtgtgggaagaaaTTTGCTCAATCATCCACCCTGTTAAATCACCAGCGGGTTCACGCTGAagagaggccatttacctgcacTGTATGTGAAAAAGGATTCACTGGATCCTCTGACCTTCTAAAGCACCAAcgaattcacactgaggagaggccattcagctgcattTCCTGTGGGAAAAGATTCAGGTCTTCATTCAacctcactgtacaccagcgagttcacacgggggagagaccgttcagctgcttggattgtgggaagggattcactcagttgacCAACTtgttgagacaccagcgagttcacaagtga